A section of the Methanococcus vannielii SB genome encodes:
- a CDS encoding flavodoxin family protein → MSKYVLVISASPRKGGNSDLLCDQFITGAKEAGNLVEKIFICDKKINYCTGCGTCFGTKTCPQNDDMGEILDKMVDVDAIVMATPVYFYTMNGQMKTLIDRTCARYTEINNKEFYFIVAAADNSKHAMERTFEGFQAFLSCLDGAVEKGRIYGTGAWNIGDIVETDAMTQAYEMGRSI, encoded by the coding sequence ATGAGTAAATACGTGCTAGTGATATCAGCAAGTCCAAGAAAAGGTGGAAATTCCGACTTACTATGCGACCAGTTTATAACTGGGGCAAAAGAAGCCGGCAACCTTGTAGAAAAGATATTCATATGCGATAAAAAAATTAATTACTGTACTGGCTGTGGTACGTGCTTTGGAACGAAAACTTGTCCACAAAATGATGATATGGGCGAAATACTTGATAAAATGGTTGACGTGGACGCAATTGTAATGGCGACGCCGGTTTACTTCTACACGATGAATGGTCAAATGAAAACATTGATCGACAGAACATGTGCTAGATACACAGAAATTAACAATAAGGAATTTTACTTCATTGTAGCGGCTGCTGACAACAGTAAACATGCAATGGAACGAACATTTGAAGGATTTCAGGCATTCTTATCATGTCTTGACGGTGCAGTAGAAAAAGGGCGTATCTATGGAACAGGTGCTTGGAATATCGGAGACATTGTCGAAACTGATGCAATGACTCAGGCATACGAAATGGGCAGATCAATATAA